The genome window tagaagacatcacaaattggCACCGAAAGATCCATAATTCTTGACCACTAAGTTGTTGGTATtggtaatttgtgatagaaatatgaagatatTGTAGAGACCtattgtatcctctctactcctgatgatttcttcgtatgagagcagtattATCTGTTGTTAAGGTCTGGTCCCAGATGGATACCGGTCTTGTTTTGTTCTTGCCAAGCAgatatcatcatttgcttcatcaaaacgaattttTGGCCTTGTATGTTCTAtttcaaagcttctctttttgctgaacaatgaagagatcgaaataattctttatagaacaaattggtgTATAATATGAGAAGAAAAGTTTGCCTTTTGGCAGCTTACACAACAAATATTTGACTATTggtataagttctctctcaaaattattatacaTAAAAATGTTGCAttaatcgatacccaatttcagagcggtatgagtaattgggtaaaccatgggcaatgataaaaacgagctggactatacatctctgcatataaaaatctttgcttggcagcattggcctgatgacgtgcactttactaccaatataaacacattttcctatgtgcctcaaagcacaatgcaaccagtgaatgtctttgtgagcgttagaccctgatggtcattttacttgttgatctgaagtcaactaatggctccaaatgacgaatggtattcatgagcccctgaagaaGCCTTATGGATAAAAATAGTGTTGTGTatgttagtctaaatcttaatgattgactgtgcatttggtaataataacaataagtttgcagaattgtaaccacgaagcaacttgtgttgcgtgtctcgctggatgttgagactaacccttcatgttgaaggaaaaagatgtagtattcatgccactacattaatttaAGTCCaatgctcactgcataaaacccctatctgtaatgtgcgtaagatttcccaaataaatcaccacaatagcatacattggccacaactagatgattgtggttggggattttatctgtatgcttttagaacatatcggcattagggggaggaatgcccatataatgtaatgcctcaatattctattaaacgcacaaaagccaaactgaacctgtcgttcagtgtgtactcctgtgtatatggagtttgccagaaatcgttgaggagtaaccatattggtctgaatgcttctacctgatgtagatgtggatatacccgggattaatatcatatccacatttgacttattggtatttgatctattctcggggacgcctgcgaatatggtCCATTAGCCTTAGttaaagcatatgttctgattgcagattcacgtggtctgtgataactctcatccgattaattcaccctgatggtgatttgcctcacttgatgatgaaattcctagcaatgcgcgcaatatcattgtgctgggaatacagaacaatgagtctttcgttttgggaaataacggagatcattattaaatgtgggagacaaatatgtcgacacctatattgcctctctagattgcaaatggatccaaaacaaagtcctaggcatgagtgctttaagctctcttatcgggtcattgataaatgcaatcgaggctgaaccaagaatcgcaaaatgaaagtcgcgagcttaaagttcggacatttatgggcactattgaaataatgtgtggtgaatgcgatggttcaagtggtctagtgagagacccatcccacatatgtgttgaataaacacagttccactatgtaatatatctgacaaatggcatgaattataatatgcagttaataggattctgaagatccgtcatgagatcctaggaggactcatatctttgaattataaatatgcaacatataaatctcatactggataatacattcctgatgaatgaccACTCTCCagtgtagagagaatatctcatAGTTGAGATTATAGTTCCCAGCTGGAACcttccagaagaaataaagtctgtgttaaacaccaaagtttgataatccctataaagggataaagacccatacaaacccaaaaaggtataagatgaggtaccaaaggatttGAAGTTCAccaaataagcacatgtgcattccacgagttttactcatggtattttccacttgatgtggaattacggtatcctctaaagccccgatggcagaaacctataaggtttaggtgttactggcaaaaatatccccattgtgccagaatgacagactataacgatgtatctgatcgatgaaaaatccctgatggattacgatctttgatggacttttgttacatcaTCATAGAAGTTGCGatggatgaacgcctggagcgatgtgtcatatttagaatatgtactattgcaactatattatcccctaagtcctattgaaggacatgttatttgctttgcacaactatgtataaattgtggtgtaagatagaaaatgatagcacccaacctcatccattctcgttattccagatgaacaatgagacatatatcttgaagaatatgcttgagttatgagggataacgactttgacggatgtcatcgtcagggggagtgaatgcttatattgatcacaatcgtgagacaataaatgtcatattctatgcctgaaggcgtcagcttgatgatcaatatgtgaacctttatggaagtttctatcaaatatgtagatctagtcgatcgaacaccactagtcgaagtggcttatttatgttgatacgtgcacttacctcgtgtatcctagaagtgagttgaggtgaagttcctgaaataatctttgcaaggatatgcaatctgtttgctaaatctatatgtgcatatacttccagaagaaaatattttgccatattgatacagttttgcaagaatcagggggagcacatttctaaagttagtcTTTGTAGAAGATTcaatagaatctagatcccagaggatcgaaatctgtcccgatgacaaccgttgtactctttttcccttggtgagttttcttgaagtttctcacatgaggtttttaacgaggcaacaaagtgcaaatgcaatttgtatcaccatgcactctttctccatatttttcccattgggttttttttggagttttaacgaggcatgtgttggtcgcggtattcgcccaagggggagtgttgagaaaccctaataaagggttatgtgggcaaataccgaatatagccctgagggctatcgcgtctctatatatagaacctgtacccctcatatggaacagagatgagaaagaggccagaggcccaaccctatatccagtgtctcgtgtgttttctctgtcgtgcttatgggaagggagacgggttctctacatcttcttgcgcctctactgctgacgggagggaagggagcggatctggtgatccgtggtaacttaGTTCTCAACACTTTTCTGTTCTGTTCAGCCATCAAAATCAGCCTATGCCATGAAACGAACGCCTCTTTGAATAGACGCATTTCTCACATCCCTATCTTATTATGATTATAATAAATATCAGTAATTATATCAGATCCTTTGGCATATAATAATGATGTAGCTGTCTTGTCTTCCGGAACAGGTCACTCTTTCACTGAACCGTAAAATATCATATTATATGCTTTTATGACCAGGTCAACGCAGAATACACGTTATTTCTTTATGCTATTCCATTTAGTATCTTATGCTTTAACGTGTTATAAGCACCGCGCACTCGCTCGAAAGTTGCCATCATTCCATAGATGAACAAGTCTACCTGACTTCATTCGTCAGCAAATGATAAGGTTGTCACAGCGAATTATTCTAGGATGAAAGCCGGCTGTCAGTAACAATTGAATGAATCATGTGTACAAGTGATCTGATCATGGTACAAACTGCTGCTACGGCCTATGTCTGCTGCAATGAATTACACGAGCTGAGCTGACTGACGAATCTCCAAGAATGTTGAAGTGAACAAAGAGGGGTACACGGGTCTCTTCCCTCCCCAGGCCCTGAGGCTGCTGCTGCAATGTGTTGATGGTCAATTAATATGTACCGGGTACCGGACGGCTGCTGCCTTGTCTGTCAAAACGGTTTACTACTGTGCTTGGTGTTGTTTTCTCTCTTCAGTTGTACCTTGAGCTTTTTACCGCCTAACTGGTAGCCGTTCATCCTGTTGATGGCTGCCTGCGCGGAGGCAGGAGAGTCGTAGCTCACAAAACCTGCAGCCAGGGCCAGGCCATATGAATCGCGATTAGGAAAAAAAAAAGCTACCATGCTGTGCGAGCTTGAAAGATAAGAGAAGATCTTACCGAAGCATTTGCTCACGCCCGTTGCTTTATCTACGAACACCTTAGCGCTTACTACTCTTCCGAAACTCTGGAAGGCGCTGGAAAGCTCCTGGTCACCGTATTCTTGTGGGATATGATAAATAAATAGGTTGGCTCCAGGAGGACCTGTAACACCATAATTTTAGGTTATGGGTTTTAAAACACAATGCAGTATCAGCTATAAAAAAAACTGAAGCGGATTAGCTGATCACATGATGGGTTATGGTCCTTATGCATTTTCATAGCACAGCCTGTATATGATAAGGGAGGGCATACACAGAATAGACATACATAGAGCATCAGATGTGGCTAACCTTCAACCTGCCCACCAGCATTGCTGCTGGGACTAGAAGAAACAGTGGAATTGGCATTCGAATTTGGAGCTTTAATCGGATTGTGAGAATTTCCCAAATGACGGTTGCCCATGGGACCACCGGGATATGATCCAGGATACTGCATACCAGGCATAGCAGGATAAGGGCTGCCTAGCTGCATTGCATTAAATGACCTTTGAACTGAACTGGGAGACACTTCAGGATTGACTCCTCTTATCGAGTTCCCTTGGTTAAGAGGTTGAACCATATTCTGGAAGGGGCCTTGATTTTGCATAGGAGATAGAGGGTACTGCATAAGTCCGTATGTCCCTGGTGGCTGCACAGGAAATAAAACAAACTGCATTATATTTGTCATCATTTACAGCGGAGGTTTCAGCTTTTGGAGTTTCCACATATAACCTGTACTATTTAAGAATCAATATAATGAAAAAGGAGTAAAGCTAAGAGTTTCAAAATTTTGAATGGGATATATCTTTTTATGTTTGCAGCATATGTTTACCAAAAGACCAAGCAGGAAGCAATTCAAATACTGCAGATGATATGTTATAAGTGAGAAGAACAGAAGTTAACAAATCATAAGTTCTGAACAAGCATtggtggggagaatttatgaagAAAAAACTTGAAAGTAGAATAGCATAGGAAGACTGCTGCCCTTGGTATAACTATTGAGCATTTTCTATGATATGGCTGTAAAATGTAAAGAAGGCTAAAAGAACAGCATAAGACACCTGATAACCAAATCCATTGTATTGAGGCATATATCCCATCTGTAAAGCACCAAATACTGAAGAGTGCTGCTGCATTGGACTTGCATTGGGTATATGAGATAGCTGTGACTGAGCTTTTTGTGCTTTCCGAGCCTGCCTTTCCTTTTCTGTATCAGCCCATTTGACAACCAATGGCACGCTAGAACCCTACAAAATATATTAGAGCTCGTTGGGATATCAAATATGTACAATGTTCATATAATAAGTGTCAAATGGGCTGTCTAAAATGAAAAAAAGAAGAGCTTTAACTCATATTTTTTTGTACAAATTGAATAATAACAACATAATAATTAAACAGCAACAAGATTCAGGCTGTGCCGCATCCCCAGCTATTCATGGCACCATAGGGAAGTTAGAATTCAAGTCAGGTAGGATTCTTGCTAAAAAAAGGCAAGCAGGATTTGCTAGGCAAATCCAGGAGACCAGGACAACTTAAAGCAATTAAGGGTGAGTGCGAATAGATTTGCATACTTATTAGACAACCAAACGAAATGAAATAATTGCAGAAGTGACTGAAAACTGGATGGCTAAAAAAGTCCTGAATGACATCATTTGAACTTATATATATTTGACTAGAGTAAACGTAAATTGTTACTTCAGACTGTTGAAcggtaaataaaataaataatctagTCTAAGCTACGAGCCTATATGCTATAAGATCTCAGTAATCTAAAAATTATATATTTCAAAAATGATTTGATATCCGAACCCATTTTTGACAGACCTCTATTTTGTGCTTCCCGTTTAGAGCTTCAATAGCTGCCAATGCTTGATCTTTTGTTTGATATTTAATGAAGGCACAGCCAGCTGCAAAGAGCAAAGTTAACTAACAATATACACTTGAGGCAATGCTTATCATTCCATTCATAAGGAAAGCAACTTCTTTGCAGGATATTACCTTTGTTTGTTTGTTGTGAACCTCTCAAAATTTGCAAATCCGTGACATTCCCATATTTGGAAAACAAATCAGTCAACTCAGTGTCTGTAACATTTTTCGGAAGCATTCCAATGAAAAGCTTATGTTCTGAAAGTCATGACAAGTATAAATGAGTGCAGTGTttggatatcagtaaaaaacaggTAACAATGTCCTGAGCAAATATCCCCATACAAAATTGCTGGCAAAGAGAAAGTTCTACTTAAACAATAATCATACCAAGCCTCTCCAACTCCCCATCAGCATATTTTACTTGCAAAGGACTTGATGCCTGAGTTAAAGAGAAACATACAAGAGTGTAATCAGACTGTCAAAGCAGAGACAATTGTACAAGATCTGTATTTGATGAGTGTCATAGAAAAGTGTCACCCATATCACCATATCCAAACAAGGCATCAAAGTGTAGCTAACTGGTTATATGACTAAAAAAATCTCTACTATAAACCAGTTTCCACTGGTCCACCGTCGTCGTGCGTCACGCGCGAAGCGTGTATGTCTGTTTCTCCATTCGTGTGTCACCCCCTTCCTTCCCGCCTTTGGCAAAAATAAGGCAAAATTATGCATAAATATGGGGTTTAAACCATGGTTGTTGGCTCCACATTAACACCCACACCTAGCCAACAGAAAAAACGTATTTTTGTTTTATATTCTATAGGAAAAAATAATAAAACCAGTCTGTACTGGGCCTAGCCTGCCATGTCGCACCTAAGGCCCAGACACAACACGATGATCGAGCCAGGCTGTCATGGGCCGAGTGGACAACGGGACGGGCCGTGCTCGAACCGGGCGAAACAAGGTCTAACTATGTGATATATAAACCGTAGCAATGCACGTACATCTAATTAGTATTAGTAATGAGCAAGTGTCTCGGACTCTCAATGGCTCAAAAAGTCCATGTTTGCCTACTACAAGCATTTCAAACTTTGTCCAAGATCAGGATATATACGTCTCTAACTACCAAGACTTGACAGCATGCTTTGTATCaccatcctcatttggtgaatgtaCTTTTGCCTCTGTTAGTGCTAGTCACATTGAAACGATGCAGTGTTACTTCATATCTGAACAAAAAACGCGTCTTAGCATGATTGAGAATCATGAACTAATTGGGTTTAATAGGTTCGTCTTATCGTTTAGTCCTCGCCTGTataattagttttgtaattagactatatttaatacttctaACTAGCATCCATGCATCCGATGTGATAGGGACTAAAATTTAGCCCCGGGAACCAAACACCGATGTTTTGACTAGTTTCTGTCGATAGATGCTACATAGGATTATACTGCAGAGGACTGAGAAAAGAACTTCCACTTGAATCATTTCTATTAATTGGCACAAAAATTGCAGCTAAAATATTAATAGCCCCATGTAGGTATAAGCTACTTCAACATGTTATATAAATATTTCCACATTTGGCAGGACCATGAACTGAAATCTCTATAGTTTCTCCTATCCTACATAAGACCAACTCATTCTGCAGCTTACAAGTTACAGTGTTGGAAACCGTAGACATTATATGTTTGTACAAATGAAGCTAAACTGACTAGCTTTGATAAACACAATAATATGATGTATTTTACATCGCATTCATAATCCATGTCTGTAATGGTCCTCCAGTTTATTCTAATCTAAGTAACAGAGAAAAGATTTAGCCAACCTAAAGGCTACTGATGAAGGGCTGTTGTATTACGTTTGCATATACTTTGTCTACTTAGCTTGTTCTTAAAAGCACTACTACGTATCTGCATTAGAAAACAGATTCCGAGCAACTTCATTCAGCAAGAACTCATTCAAAATAAGTTaaagtgcatattcctctttttgGAGTAcaaaagaaagaagaagaaaaaagaaaCGATTGCCACTGGGCTTGACACTGCTAGGATGTATCCTTGAGATCAGAAATGAAACACTCCCCATAGAAGTCAAGCACTGAAACAATGGGACAAGAACTGAGAATGGCTTCGCACCTTGCAATCATTTGCGCGCACACCTTGACAAACCATTAGTGGTTAGAACTTGGAGCCCAAAATTTTTAAATAAATCTAATTCCAAAATTTGAACCAACCACCAAAGTCGCAGTCACTAAATTCAGTTTCTCTGTAGTGGCCCACCAAAGACTCACCTAATCCCACCGGACAGCTAAAAGCAAACATTAGCTGACAATGTGGCCCCTGCCAACCAGATTATGGGATACTTTCATAATTAGCGACCCAGAAAGGAGCTAAAGGTGCTACAGTTGGTTCAGTTACTGATAATTCCACCTAGGCTGTTGGCAAGAAGGAACCTGCTACCAGAACAAGGTTAGTAGTATGCTCGCATACCCCAGAGAGCGTTTGCTTGTTGTGGTAGGCATTCACCGCCTTGTCAGCTTCCTCCCTTGAGGGGCATATGACGAAGCAGCACCCTGCATTATGTTCCAGAGCATGTAAAACTGAGGTGAAATAGAGAAGCAGATGGGCAAAATGACGGAAAAACGGTCAGGTTAAGAGCAGAACAAGCCAAGGAGATAGCCTAGAAGTGGGAAACTATAGCATGCCAATGTGCGAAGTAACAAAAAAATAGGTTTCAGGCGAAACATGGTAGCTTTTCTAATTCTTTTTTTATGGGAAAGGCTTTTCTAATTCTAGTTATGCAGAAACGCCAACGCAAACCAAGCAGCAAAATATAGCACACAGACTGTATGCCATTATGGCACGTTTAAGCCTGCATTGCTCGAAATCGAAAACAAGCTGAAGCCACAGCCGAGACGCATTGAAGCTCGTGCCTGTGAAACTTTATCGAACTTACCTAGATTtatagaaaatattaataaaaATTTATATCTTTAAATagatttattttttaaaaaaaataggtTACAAAATGAAAATATAGAGGGAGCGGACAGAATACGGTTTTAAAAAAAACAGACACGGAAATGGAAGAGATTCAAAACGCGCAATGGAGCAAATACGTACACTAGGAAGGTAACGCAATTCAGGCCAAGCAAAACAAAAACTCGAATCCATGCTGAAACCCAAGCAACCAGAGGACTCGACGCGAGATCTCCCCGCAGCATTGCAGCAAAATCGATCCCACacaggcgggggggggggggggggggggggggggatccaAGCAAGCAAAAAAAAAACGCTACGAAAATTTCTAGCCCAGAAAGCTCAGATTTCTCCGACCGGCGGGCGGCATTGCATGCTCGCAAACCCGAGCGGTGGAGCTCACGGCGCGGCATTGCGGCGAAGCGAGCGGCGGGGAAGGGGAGAGGGGCGGCGAGGCCAGATCCGGGGGGCCAGGCAGATCCGCGCACCTCGGGAGACCTTGGTGGCCTTGTCCTTGATGACGGTGACCTCGTCGACGGCGGCTACCTCGCGGAACAAGGCGAGCAGGTCGGCCTCGGCCATGTGCTTGGGCACCTGGCCCACGAAGAGCTTGACGGTCCTCTCCTCGCCGCCCTCCTTGGCTCCTCCGCCTCCTGCCTCCGCCGCGGCCGCAGACGCCGCCGCGGCCTTGCCCCCGTCCTCCGCCATTGGACGCTCTGCCTCCCGCCGCTAGTGTTTCCGCCGGCCGGACCGGAGGAttgctcgccg of Zea mays cultivar B73 chromosome 8, Zm-B73-REFERENCE-NAM-5.0, whole genome shotgun sequence contains these proteins:
- the LOC100286166 gene encoding RNA-binding protein BRN1; translation: MAEDGGKAAAASAAAAEAGGGGAKEGGEERTVKLFVGQVPKHMAEADLLALFREVAAVDEVTVIKDKATKVSRGCCFVICPSREEADKAVNAYHNKQTLSGASSPLQVKYADGELERLEHKLFIGMLPKNVTDTELTDLFSKYGNVTDLQILRGSQQTNKAGCAFIKYQTKDQALAAIEALNGKHKIEGSSVPLVVKWADTEKERQARKAQKAQSQLSHIPNASPMQQHSSVFGALQMGYMPQYNGFGYQPPGTYGLMQYPLSPMQNQGPFQNMVQPLNQGNSIRGVNPEVSPSSVQRSFNAMQLGSPYPAMPGMQYPGSYPGGPMGNRHLGNSHNPIKAPNSNANSTVSSSPSSNAGGQVEGPPGANLFIYHIPQEYGDQELSSAFQSFGRVVSAKVFVDKATGVSKCFGFVSYDSPASAQAAINRMNGYQLGGKKLKVQLKRENNTKHSSKPF